The Blautia hydrogenotrophica DSM 10507 genome window below encodes:
- a CDS encoding cation-translocating P-type ATPase: MDNHRQMPWHSRELGEVYQRLGTSEEGLSDAEAEKRLQKNGYNELRAKPPKTILQMLWTQISDPMVLILVGAAVFSGILREWTEAVVIATIVVVNAVIGIVQEKKAQSSLEALRNMSAPTARALRQREESLIPAKELVVGDVVFLSDGDMVPADVRLIDSANLKVQEASLTGESVPSEKEADQVLPVECALGDRGNMLYTSSIITYGRATGVVVATGMDTEMGSIAQMLDSQDELDTPLKRKLSVLGQTLTFVGLAVCVLIFVIGMLYQRPLVPQFLVAISLAISIIPEGLPATATIVMALGVQRMAKKNALIRKLPAVETLGNATVICSDKTGTLTLNKMTATKIAVNGDFETGTPTQVENASDQHPGVYKELVYAAALCNDASFDPDRKGEIIGDPTEGALIYMAQAFGIDHERLEDEYPRLYEQPFDSERKRMTTVHSIAGKVVAYTKGAVDEMLPLCTQIMTAQGIRPITDGDRENVLSLCSEMSQEALRVLGFSMRILPKIPEEDENIEFQMTFIGVVGMIDPPRKEVADSVQICRNAGIRTVMITGDHKVTALAIARELGIYQEGNTILTGDELDAMDDEALDAVVGTATVFARVSPADKLRIIQSLKRIGEVTAMTGDGVNDSPALKAADIGVAMGVTGTDVAKDASDMVLLDDSFTTIVYAIKEGRRVYRNIQKVIQFLLAGNIAEILTLFVATILNWEAPLLAVHILWVNLATASFPALALGIDPPSKNIMRHRPVKSGTLFEKDLVYRVVIQGVFVSAMTICAYWIGASMTGHAAGQTMAFCVLAFSQMLRAFNQRSNTEPIWVRAENLNPWLVVSFLASAALMLCILLVPALQTAFQLTTLSVLQWMIVVALSVLSIVQMEVMKVLRRGK, encoded by the coding sequence ATGGATAATCACAGACAAATGCCTTGGCATTCGAGAGAGCTAGGAGAAGTATATCAAAGGTTAGGCACTTCAGAGGAGGGGCTCAGTGATGCCGAGGCAGAAAAAAGATTACAGAAAAATGGTTACAATGAGTTGAGGGCGAAACCGCCGAAAACAATCTTGCAGATGCTTTGGACTCAGATATCAGACCCAATGGTCTTGATTTTGGTTGGAGCAGCTGTGTTCTCGGGAATTCTCAGGGAATGGACAGAAGCAGTAGTGATCGCGACGATTGTGGTGGTAAACGCGGTGATTGGAATCGTGCAGGAGAAAAAAGCACAGTCTTCTCTAGAAGCACTGCGAAATATGAGTGCGCCCACTGCCCGGGCTTTGCGCCAGAGAGAGGAAAGTCTGATACCAGCGAAAGAACTGGTAGTGGGAGATGTGGTGTTTTTAAGTGACGGTGACATGGTGCCGGCAGACGTCCGCCTGATTGATTCGGCAAACTTGAAAGTCCAGGAGGCATCGCTTACAGGGGAATCGGTTCCTTCGGAAAAAGAAGCAGACCAGGTGCTTCCTGTGGAGTGTGCGCTGGGTGACCGGGGAAATATGCTGTATACTTCCTCGATTATTACCTATGGCCGTGCGACGGGTGTTGTGGTTGCTACAGGTATGGACACAGAGATGGGGAGTATCGCACAGATGCTGGACAGTCAAGATGAACTGGACACTCCGCTGAAACGAAAGCTGAGTGTTCTGGGACAGACATTGACTTTTGTGGGATTGGCAGTGTGTGTGCTGATTTTCGTCATTGGAATGTTGTATCAGAGACCTTTGGTGCCGCAGTTTTTGGTGGCGATCTCTTTGGCAATCTCCATCATTCCGGAAGGTCTTCCTGCCACAGCTACGATTGTCATGGCCCTGGGAGTACAGCGGATGGCAAAGAAAAATGCTCTGATTCGGAAATTGCCTGCTGTGGAAACCTTGGGAAATGCGACAGTGATTTGCAGCGATAAGACGGGAACCCTCACTTTAAATAAAATGACAGCGACAAAGATCGCAGTTAACGGAGATTTTGAGACAGGAACGCCCACGCAGGTTGAGAATGCGTCGGATCAGCATCCTGGTGTGTATAAGGAGTTGGTCTATGCGGCTGCCCTGTGCAATGACGCTAGTTTCGACCCAGACAGAAAGGGAGAGATTATCGGAGACCCCACGGAGGGAGCTCTCATTTACATGGCTCAGGCGTTTGGGATTGACCATGAGCGGTTGGAAGATGAGTATCCCAGACTGTATGAACAGCCTTTTGACTCGGAGCGAAAACGGATGACGACAGTGCATTCCATCGCGGGAAAAGTGGTTGCTTATACGAAGGGGGCGGTAGACGAGATGCTGCCTTTGTGTACTCAGATTATGACTGCTCAGGGGATACGCCCGATCACAGACGGTGATAGGGAGAATGTCTTATCTCTTTGTTCTGAGATGTCTCAGGAGGCGCTGCGAGTACTGGGCTTTTCCATGCGTATTCTTCCGAAGATTCCAGAGGAAGACGAGAATATAGAATTTCAGATGACGTTTATCGGAGTGGTGGGAATGATAGACCCACCGAGGAAAGAGGTTGCCGATTCCGTTCAGATCTGTCGGAACGCGGGGATACGTACGGTGATGATCACTGGGGACCATAAGGTCACAGCTTTGGCTATCGCGAGAGAACTGGGAATTTATCAGGAGGGCAACACGATTCTTACGGGTGACGAGCTGGATGCGATGGACGACGAGGCTTTGGATGCTGTGGTGGGAACTGCCACGGTCTTTGCCAGGGTATCTCCAGCGGATAAACTGAGGATTATTCAATCCTTAAAGCGCATTGGAGAGGTGACAGCAATGACGGGAGATGGGGTCAATGATTCTCCGGCACTGAAAGCTGCTGACATTGGTGTAGCCATGGGTGTCACTGGCACCGATGTGGCAAAAGATGCCTCGGATATGGTTCTTCTGGACGACAGTTTTACAACGATTGTGTATGCGATCAAAGAAGGGCGTCGTGTATACCGCAATATTCAGAAGGTGATACAGTTTTTGCTGGCTGGAAATATTGCGGAAATTCTCACGTTGTTTGTGGCAACTATATTGAATTGGGAAGCTCCGCTTTTGGCGGTCCACATTTTATGGGTGAATCTGGCGACGGCTTCCTTTCCCGCATTGGCATTGGGAATAGATCCTCCCAGCAAAAATATTATGAGGCATCGCCCAGTGAAATCGGGAACTCTGTTTGAGAAAGATCTGGTATACCGGGTAGTTATCCAGGGAGTGTTTGTCTCAGCTATGACAATCTGTGCCTACTGGATAGGAGCAAGCATGACAGGGCATGCAGCCGGGCAGACGATGGCGTTTTGTGTGCTGGCCTTCTCACAGATGCTTCGGGCATTTAACCAGAGGTCGAACACGGAGCCGATCTGGGTGAGAGCCGAGAATTTGAATCCATGGCTGGTGGTTTCTTTTTTGGCGTCTGCGGCTTTGATGTTGTGCATTTTACTTGTGCCGGCGTTACAGACGGCCTTTCAATTGACGACACTGTCTGTACTCCAGTGGATGATCGTCGTGGCTTTGTCCGTGCTTTCCATTGTGCAAATGGAAGTGATGAAGGTTCTCCGGCGCGGAAAATGA
- a CDS encoding iron-containing alcohol dehydrogenase encodes MRDFIYEIPVKVYFGREQFGHLGQELSRHGKKVLLIYGGGSIKRTGLYDKVVSEIEKADLKLYEYSGIEPNPRIDSVRKGAQLCKEEHIDVLLAVGGGSTIDAAKYMAAAACADCDPWDFLEKKAPVKEALPIVTILTLAATGSEMDACGVISNPETHDKIVGMSPKLFPKASFLDPTNTYTVSAYQTACGAADIMSHVIETYFNMEDGLYMLDCFMEGLMQTVVKFAPVALRDPENYEARANLMWASSWAINGFISGGRSHLWSCHPIEHELSAIYDITHGLGLAILTPRWMEYCLNERTVSKYYQFGTRVFGIDASLEPMTVARKSIELLSEFFFKTLGLKSTFTEVGIQKKDFAHMAQKACEGDVLQSGLGPLKQEDIEKIFEMCL; translated from the coding sequence ATGAGAGATTTTATCTATGAGATTCCGGTGAAAGTCTATTTTGGCCGGGAACAGTTTGGCCATCTGGGTCAGGAACTGAGCAGACATGGAAAAAAAGTACTGCTCATATATGGAGGAGGTTCTATCAAGAGGACGGGTCTGTATGACAAGGTTGTTTCTGAGATCGAGAAAGCCGATTTGAAGCTGTATGAATATTCTGGAATTGAGCCTAATCCACGTATTGATTCGGTCAGAAAAGGCGCGCAGCTATGCAAGGAAGAGCACATTGACGTGCTTTTGGCTGTGGGAGGCGGTTCTACGATCGACGCGGCGAAATATATGGCTGCTGCTGCCTGTGCAGACTGTGATCCCTGGGATTTTTTAGAGAAAAAAGCTCCTGTCAAAGAGGCGCTGCCGATCGTCACGATACTGACGCTGGCGGCCACCGGGTCAGAGATGGACGCCTGTGGTGTCATCAGCAATCCTGAGACTCATGACAAGATTGTGGGGATGTCGCCGAAGTTGTTTCCAAAGGCTTCTTTTTTGGACCCGACAAATACCTACACGGTGAGCGCCTATCAGACGGCCTGCGGTGCGGCGGATATCATGTCTCATGTCATCGAGACTTATTTTAATATGGAAGATGGCCTGTATATGTTGGACTGTTTTATGGAAGGGTTAATGCAGACCGTGGTGAAGTTCGCGCCGGTCGCGTTGCGTGATCCAGAAAATTATGAGGCGCGCGCAAACCTGATGTGGGCGTCCTCCTGGGCGATCAATGGTTTCATCAGTGGTGGGAGAAGTCACCTTTGGAGCTGCCATCCTATTGAACATGAGTTGTCTGCGATCTATGACATCACCCATGGGCTAGGGCTTGCAATTTTGACTCCACGCTGGATGGAATACTGTCTGAATGAAAGGACAGTCTCTAAGTATTATCAGTTTGGAACTAGAGTTTTTGGGATTGATGCTTCTTTAGAACCGATGACTGTGGCTAGAAAAAGCATTGAGCTGTTATCGGAGTTTTTCTTTAAGACGTTGGGGCTTAAAAGCACATTTACGGAAGTGGGAATTCAGAAAAAGGATTTTGCCCATATGGCTCAGAAAGCCTGTGAAGGAGATGTGCTGCAAAGCGGTTTAGGGCCTTTGAAACAGGAGGACATCGAAAAAATTTTTGAGATGTGTCTCTAG
- a CDS encoding AraC family transcriptional regulator, giving the protein MTETYKYSYKIEENRLNALSVYNVGYQKCEPGYQWGPGIRDHYCIHYILSGSGYYSARQESWYLGVGDMFILYPGEEVHYYADQAEPWEYAWVGFMGSDAGSVIRNTGFSREKPYIKKGCIPDEQLRSGLERIYQLKGNTYEASVAMTGALYSLLSVFMHYYDREDQGKEIQMLYVEQAQKYIETNYSYPITIEDVAAYVGISRSHLFRSFQMHTGKSPKEYLSEYRMKQACRLLKETQLSVSAIAYSVGFENNLYFSKAFKKYRKQSPSVYRRLPEDFEREDG; this is encoded by the coding sequence ATGACAGAAACATACAAGTATTCGTATAAAATTGAAGAAAACCGTTTAAACGCACTTTCCGTTTACAATGTGGGGTATCAGAAATGCGAACCGGGATACCAGTGGGGACCGGGAATACGGGATCACTACTGTATCCATTATATTTTGTCAGGAAGCGGTTATTATTCTGCAAGACAGGAATCCTGGTATTTGGGAGTGGGAGATATGTTCATCCTCTATCCTGGAGAAGAGGTACATTACTATGCAGATCAAGCAGAGCCATGGGAGTATGCCTGGGTAGGCTTTATGGGGTCAGATGCCGGTTCAGTGATTCGGAATACCGGATTTTCCAGAGAAAAGCCCTACATTAAAAAAGGCTGTATACCAGACGAGCAGCTGCGTAGCGGGTTGGAGAGAATCTATCAGTTGAAAGGAAATACCTATGAGGCGTCGGTGGCTATGACGGGTGCTCTGTACAGCCTTCTGTCTGTGTTTATGCACTATTATGACAGAGAAGATCAGGGAAAAGAGATACAAATGTTGTATGTGGAACAGGCACAGAAGTACATAGAGACGAATTACTCCTATCCGATTACGATAGAAGATGTGGCGGCCTATGTGGGAATTAGTCGCAGTCATCTATTTCGCTCTTTTCAAATGCACACAGGAAAATCGCCGAAGGAGTATTTGTCGGAATACCGAATGAAGCAGGCGTGTCGTCTGTTGAAGGAAACGCAGCTGTCCGTTTCTGCGATTGCCTATTCGGTGGGGTTTGAGAATAATCTGTACTTCTCCAAAGCGTTTAAAAAGTACAGAAAACAAAGTCCGTCTGTCTATCGCAGACTACCGGAAGATTTTGAGCGGGAAGATGGATGA
- a CDS encoding galactokinase: protein MKQRLYEKFAGLFSDATDAHFYFSPGRVNLIGEHTDYNGGHVFPCTLTLGTYGVARRRNDRLMHFYSCNLYNIGIVEASLDDLTNKDSYHWANYPLGVVWAFAQKGYKLKQGFDLVVWGNIPKGAGLSSSASLEVLTGVVLVDLFDIQTLSPVDLALLGQYSENNFNDCSCGIMDQFAVAMGKKDHAIFLDTSSLNYEYAPIQLKDAKIIITNSKVKHSLVSSAYNDRYRECAEALADLKTKLPISSLGDLTPEEFEKNKDCIRDDLHRKRAKHAVYENQRTITAAAVLKKGDITQFGQLMNQSHVSLRDDYEVSCEEIDILTDLAWKTPGVIGSRITGGGFGGCTVSLVKNEAVSAFIETIKDAYREKTGYEAEFYTVDIGDGASRLDD, encoded by the coding sequence ATGAAACAAAGGCTGTACGAAAAATTTGCCGGACTTTTCTCTGATGCCACAGATGCTCATTTTTATTTCTCACCCGGCCGTGTCAACCTGATCGGAGAACACACAGACTACAACGGCGGTCATGTCTTTCCCTGTACACTGACCTTAGGCACCTATGGAGTCGCCCGCAGACGCAATGACCGGCTGATGCATTTTTATTCCTGTAACTTATACAACATAGGGATCGTAGAAGCTTCCTTAGATGATCTTACCAACAAAGACAGCTACCATTGGGCCAATTACCCCCTCGGAGTTGTCTGGGCTTTCGCCCAGAAAGGTTACAAGCTGAAACAAGGGTTTGACCTGGTGGTCTGGGGCAACATTCCCAAAGGGGCCGGTCTGTCTTCCTCCGCCTCTCTAGAAGTGCTAACCGGAGTCGTACTCGTAGATTTATTCGATATCCAGACACTTTCCCCCGTAGACCTGGCCTTGTTAGGGCAGTACTCTGAGAACAATTTTAACGACTGTAGCTGTGGCATCATGGACCAATTCGCGGTCGCCATGGGAAAGAAAGATCACGCGATTTTCCTTGACACCAGCTCCTTGAACTATGAGTACGCACCTATTCAGCTCAAAGACGCCAAAATCATCATCACGAACAGCAAAGTAAAGCACAGTCTGGTGAGTTCTGCCTACAACGACCGCTACCGGGAATGTGCGGAAGCCCTAGCAGACTTGAAGACGAAGCTTCCAATCTCCTCTCTAGGAGACCTCACACCGGAGGAATTCGAGAAAAACAAAGACTGTATCCGGGACGACCTGCACCGCAAACGGGCCAAACATGCTGTCTATGAGAATCAGCGCACCATCACCGCCGCTGCCGTCCTGAAAAAAGGCGACATCACACAATTTGGACAGCTAATGAACCAGTCTCACGTCTCCCTGCGGGACGACTATGAGGTGTCCTGCGAAGAGATTGATATTTTGACAGACCTGGCATGGAAGACACCTGGTGTCATCGGCTCCCGCATCACTGGCGGCGGATTCGGCGGCTGTACCGTCAGCCTGGTTAAAAACGAGGCGGTCAGCGCTTTCATTGAAACTATCAAAGACGCATACAGGGAAAAAACCGGATACGAGGCGGAATTTTACACCGTAGACATCGGAGACGGAGCTTCCCGCCTAGATGACTGA
- the galT gene encoding UDP-glucose--hexose-1-phosphate uridylyltransferase → MLFEGIKKLVQYGIDTGLIPRSEKIYTTNQLLSLFQEENYEDVPCDLVHLELEEILTCLLDEAVSRGIIEDTSTYRDLFDAKLMNCLLPRPAQIQQEFQTRYQQSPLAATEYYYKLSQDSDYIRRYRIKKDQKWKVNTEYGSLDITINLSKPEKDPKAIAAAGKAKSSTYPKCLLCMENEGYAGRVNHPARDNHRIIPLTLDGREWGFQYSPYVYYNEHCIVFNGEHVPMKIDRHTFTRLFDFIKLFPHYFLGSNADLPIVGGSILSHDHFQGGHYTFAMAKAPIVRPFTVVGYEEIEAGIVKWPLSVIRLRGIDTDRLTSLADHILKNWRGYTDETAFIFAETDGVPHNTITPIARKNGELYELDLVLRNNITTDEHPLGVFHPHEALHHIKKENIGLIEVMGLAVLPSRLKHEMDLLAKYILEGKDLRSNPDLLKHADWVEEFLPSYPTVTEENVQQILQQEIGKVFCRVLEDAGVYKYTPEGTEAFLRFIRTLS, encoded by the coding sequence ATGTTATTTGAAGGAATCAAAAAATTAGTTCAATACGGAATTGACACGGGACTGATCCCCCGTTCAGAAAAGATTTATACCACTAACCAGTTGCTTTCTCTATTTCAGGAGGAGAACTATGAAGACGTCCCTTGCGACCTGGTACACCTCGAACTGGAAGAAATTCTCACGTGTCTTCTGGATGAAGCCGTCTCCCGGGGAATCATAGAAGACACCAGTACTTACCGAGATTTGTTTGACGCTAAACTTATGAACTGTCTGTTGCCCCGTCCCGCCCAGATTCAGCAGGAATTTCAAACAAGATACCAACAGTCCCCTTTGGCAGCCACGGAATATTACTATAAGCTCAGCCAGGACAGCGACTACATCCGCCGTTACCGAATCAAAAAAGATCAGAAATGGAAAGTGAACACTGAGTATGGCTCTCTAGACATCACCATTAACCTGTCTAAGCCGGAAAAAGACCCAAAGGCAATCGCAGCAGCCGGCAAGGCAAAGTCCTCCACCTACCCCAAATGTCTGCTCTGTATGGAAAACGAGGGATACGCTGGAAGAGTTAACCATCCTGCCCGGGACAATCACCGAATCATACCGCTGACGCTGGACGGCAGAGAATGGGGCTTTCAGTACTCCCCCTATGTCTATTACAACGAACACTGCATCGTCTTCAATGGCGAGCATGTCCCCATGAAAATTGACAGGCACACCTTCACCAGATTGTTTGATTTTATCAAACTGTTCCCTCACTATTTTCTTGGTTCCAACGCAGACCTTCCCATCGTAGGTGGTTCCATCCTCAGCCACGACCATTTCCAGGGCGGCCATTACACCTTTGCCATGGCAAAAGCTCCCATCGTCAGACCGTTCACTGTGGTCGGATACGAAGAAATTGAGGCCGGCATTGTAAAATGGCCGCTCTCCGTAATCCGCCTACGGGGAATTGACACAGACCGGCTCACCTCCCTGGCCGACCATATCCTGAAAAACTGGCGTGGTTACACCGATGAGACTGCCTTTATCTTTGCCGAGACAGATGGGGTTCCCCACAATACCATTACACCAATTGCCCGCAAAAATGGAGAGCTGTATGAGCTGGACCTGGTGCTGCGCAACAATATCACCACCGATGAACATCCTCTGGGGGTCTTTCATCCCCACGAAGCTCTTCACCACATCAAGAAGGAAAATATCGGTCTGATCGAGGTGATGGGACTGGCCGTTCTTCCTAGCCGTCTGAAGCATGAAATGGACCTGCTGGCAAAATATATCCTCGAAGGTAAAGATCTCCGAAGCAATCCTGATCTTCTCAAACATGCCGACTGGGTGGAAGAATTTCTCCCTTCCTACCCTACTGTCACAGAGGAAAATGTTCAGCAGATCTTACAACAGGAAATCGGCAAAGTATTTTGCCGTGTCTTAGAAGACGCCGGCGTATACAAATATACTCCTGAGGGCACCGAAGCTTTTCTGCGCTTTATCCGTACCCTCTCTTAA
- a CDS encoding DnaJ C-terminal domain-containing protein codes for MTAKKDYYEVLGVDRSADEKTLKKAYRKLAKRYHPDTNPGNGNAEQRFKEVTEAYNILSDPEKRTLYDRFGHEAFEEGGSGTYRGFGGQNGNYQEYHYENGGMDDILKEMFGSFFHGEDFRENGFQRQDYSGRKGADLRTEVTVSFDEAAFGCEKVISIQRPDGRVQSLQVCIPAGIEDGKSIRLRGKGEPGFAGGQSGDLLMKVRVKEKRGFHREGQDVYTTVEIPFTTAVFGGEALIQTLDGQARCQIKAGTQSGTKIRLRGKGIVSMKNSSIRGDLYATVQIQVPRALSSEERQKLREYESVCKQGKKRREGVA; via the coding sequence ATGACGGCAAAGAAAGATTATTATGAGGTTCTTGGCGTTGACAGAAGTGCAGATGAAAAGACTTTAAAGAAAGCTTATAGAAAACTGGCGAAAAGATATCATCCAGATACGAACCCAGGGAATGGGAATGCGGAACAAAGATTTAAGGAAGTGACAGAGGCGTATAACATACTCAGTGACCCAGAAAAAAGGACGCTTTATGATCGGTTCGGCCATGAGGCTTTCGAGGAAGGTGGCTCAGGGACTTATCGCGGGTTTGGAGGACAGAATGGGAATTATCAGGAATACCATTATGAGAATGGGGGTATGGATGATATCTTGAAAGAGATGTTTGGCAGTTTCTTTCATGGAGAGGATTTTAGAGAAAATGGATTTCAGCGGCAGGACTATTCTGGCAGAAAGGGCGCAGACCTGAGGACGGAGGTTACAGTCAGCTTTGACGAGGCTGCTTTTGGGTGCGAAAAAGTTATCAGTATCCAACGGCCAGACGGAAGAGTGCAGTCTTTGCAGGTTTGCATTCCAGCAGGGATTGAGGACGGAAAGAGTATTCGACTTCGGGGAAAAGGAGAACCAGGATTCGCCGGCGGTCAGTCAGGGGATTTGCTGATGAAGGTAAGAGTAAAGGAAAAACGTGGCTTTCACCGGGAGGGACAGGATGTGTATACAACGGTGGAGATTCCGTTTACGACGGCTGTGTTCGGAGGCGAGGCGCTGATTCAGACCTTGGATGGTCAGGCAAGATGCCAGATCAAAGCGGGGACTCAGTCCGGGACGAAGATTCGGTTGAGAGGAAAAGGAATCGTGTCCATGAAGAACTCTTCCATACGAGGCGATTTATATGCGACGGTGCAGATTCAAGTTCCGAGAGCTCTCAGCTCGGAAGAGAGACAAAAATTAAGAGAGTATGAGAGTGTGTGCAAGCAGGGAAAGAAGCGCAGGGAAGGTGTGGCGTAA
- a CDS encoding aryl-sulfate sulfotransferase yields the protein MKFRKKRVKIAMIVALLLVILIPLIVMVVSKHFTAQEQAIRDNWSEEVSSLVGTDEEEEVRLNDAGLESDLPILRLVPFEIEEEGFTYYDTDVQDRLRGTLETLKEFRTDWDADAPLAVLNPYGTGSNGLYLYFTTDYATKISYKISVEDDSILDYSAVARDSSAKEYTKEHEFQIIGLVPGKTNKVTMTMTGTWGNVRKKVSFEITMPENKSGYPTQLEYTQGESVEGLSDGLYAMMRTNGYLGYGFFFDNEGVMRYEMVLEGYGLDRILDQGDGTILTCVSSSKLARMDGVGRVIQTYSLDGYQLHHDIQPAKEGKILALAEHEDTANVEDLVLEIDLKSGEVTELLDFKKIMNEYYEQETRPVSAADDFFWQAGEEDWIHLNTLQYMQENDSLVVSSRETSTIIKVQSIHNSPSLDWLVGDSAFWEDTAYADLCLTKEGDFVPQYGQHSVEYVGAKNEPGVYELRMYNNNFWSLNTRDYEADLDDSVGTELYGGEGVSSQVYIYEIDENERSYRLESSFEVPYSSIVSNAAPASNTDNWIVNSGMANVFGEYDSQGELIREYAYTCTMQGYRTFKLTMENFWFLEP from the coding sequence ATGAAGTTCCGAAAAAAGAGGGTAAAAATTGCAATGATTGTGGCGCTTTTGCTCGTGATTTTGATTCCGCTCATTGTGATGGTTGTGTCAAAGCATTTTACAGCTCAGGAACAGGCAATCAGAGATAACTGGTCGGAGGAAGTCAGCAGTTTGGTGGGAACAGACGAGGAAGAGGAAGTCCGACTAAATGATGCGGGGCTGGAATCAGACTTGCCTATTTTGCGGCTTGTTCCATTTGAAATCGAGGAAGAAGGATTTACTTATTATGACACGGACGTTCAGGACCGGCTAAGAGGAACCTTGGAGACACTGAAAGAATTTAGGACTGACTGGGATGCGGATGCCCCATTGGCTGTGTTGAATCCTTATGGTACTGGCAGCAACGGCTTGTATCTTTACTTTACCACAGATTATGCCACTAAAATAAGCTATAAGATTTCCGTGGAAGACGATTCAATCTTAGATTACTCAGCCGTTGCCAGAGATAGCAGTGCAAAAGAATATACAAAAGAACATGAATTTCAGATCATTGGACTTGTACCAGGAAAGACTAACAAGGTGACCATGACGATGACAGGTACCTGGGGAAACGTGAGAAAAAAAGTTTCTTTTGAGATTACAATGCCTGAGAACAAGTCTGGATATCCCACACAGTTGGAGTACACGCAAGGTGAGAGCGTGGAAGGACTCTCTGACGGTCTGTACGCGATGATGCGAACCAATGGATATCTAGGTTATGGATTCTTTTTTGACAATGAGGGAGTGATGAGGTATGAGATGGTTCTGGAAGGCTATGGTCTCGATCGAATTTTAGATCAGGGAGACGGCACAATTTTGACTTGTGTGTCCTCATCAAAACTTGCCCGGATGGATGGGGTAGGCAGAGTGATTCAAACTTATTCTTTGGACGGATATCAGTTGCACCATGACATTCAGCCGGCGAAAGAGGGGAAAATTCTGGCACTGGCAGAACACGAAGATACGGCGAATGTGGAAGATTTGGTGTTGGAGATTGATTTGAAATCGGGTGAGGTGACAGAGCTTTTGGATTTTAAAAAGATCATGAACGAATACTATGAGCAGGAGACACGCCCGGTCTCTGCCGCCGATGATTTCTTCTGGCAGGCAGGGGAGGAAGACTGGATTCATTTGAATACACTACAGTATATGCAGGAGAATGACAGTCTTGTCGTCTCTTCTAGAGAGACCTCCACGATTATAAAAGTTCAGAGTATACATAATAGCCCAAGTCTGGACTGGTTGGTTGGTGACAGCGCTTTTTGGGAAGATACTGCGTATGCAGACTTATGCCTGACAAAAGAAGGGGATTTTGTGCCTCAGTATGGGCAGCACAGCGTCGAGTATGTAGGGGCGAAAAATGAGCCGGGTGTCTATGAACTGCGGATGTACAATAACAATTTTTGGTCTTTGAATACTCGTGATTATGAAGCCGATTTGGATGACTCTGTGGGTACGGAACTGTATGGGGGCGAAGGAGTCAGCAGTCAGGTCTATATCTATGAGATTGATGAGAATGAGCGGTCATATCGGTTGGAGAGCTCTTTTGAGGTGCCATATTCTAGCATTGTCTCTAACGCAGCTCCTGCCAGTAACACAGACAATTGGATCGTGAACAGCGGAATGGCAAATGTCTTTGGCGAATATGACAGTCAAGGGGAACTGATTCGAGAGTATGCTTATACGTGTACGATGCAGGGATACCGTACTTTTAAACTCACCATGGAAAATTTTTGGTTTTTGGAGCCATAA
- a CDS encoding FeoA family protein: MNLSDIKPRHYGIVTGFAKSSQIRRRLQDLGVIRGTKIECISRSPLGDPSAYLIRKTIIALRREDAEQIYISEVDQ, encoded by the coding sequence ATGAATTTATCAGACATAAAGCCCAGACACTACGGAATTGTCACTGGCTTTGCAAAAAGCTCACAGATACGCCGGCGTCTCCAAGACTTAGGAGTTATCCGCGGCACGAAAATAGAGTGTATCAGCAGGAGTCCTCTCGGAGATCCCAGCGCTTACCTAATCCGAAAGACGATCATTGCGCTACGCAGGGAAGACGCAGAACAAATTTATATCAGTGAGGTAGATCAATGA